One Alnus glutinosa chromosome 13, dhAlnGlut1.1, whole genome shotgun sequence genomic window, CTACCATTCTAAACCATCACTGTGGGACTCCAACAATATTTTCCCATGGCTAATCACAAAGTCCTTAGTGTTGTTTTCTTTGTGTCATTGGGTTTAGTTGCTTGTTCTGCGACTAGAGCCCTCCTTGGCTATGGCGCTGTAGGAGAACATGGTGTTGCTGGCTACGCTGGCGGTGCTGGTAGTGGAGCAGGTGGCGGTGCAGGATATGGGGCTGCAGGTGGAATTGGCGGTGGTGGCGGAGGTGGTAGCGGAGGTGGAGGCGGAGCTGCTTATGGTGCTGGTGGTGCTGGATATGGAAGTGGCAGTGGGGAAGGAGGTGGCGCTGGATATGGTACTGGTGGAGCACACAgtggtggaggtggtggaggAAGCGGTGGAGGTGGCGGTGGCGGTGCTGGTGCAGGAGGTGCTGGTTATGGGAGCGGAGAAGGAGGAGGTGCCGGTAGCGGCTATGGTGCAGGTGCTGCtggaggaggtggtggtgggAGCGGTGGCGGCAGTGGATCAGGTTATGGTGCTGGAGGAGCACATGGAGGTGGGTATGGTAGTGGAGAAGGAGCCGGTGGAGGTTATGGTGGTGGAGCTGCTGGTGGCGGTGGGGGCTCTGGTGGCGGCGGAGGTGGTGGTGCTGGGGGTGCAAATGGGGGTGGATATGGAGGAGGTAGTGGGAGTGGAGAGGGTGGTGGACATGGTGGCTACTCCCCTTAAAACTTCCTTCTCATTACATCATTTTCTGAAAAGAATGCATCTTCTTACCCTAATATGAGCAAAAAATAAGATGCgcaggaaaaaaaacaaaaacacaaaaataagatTAGTATTGATCAGAGGATGCTTATAATATCTAAGTATTGTATGCATATATGTTTCATGAATGCCAGATAATGCACTCAAGTTTTATCTAATTATAATGAATTATATGCagtaccttcttcttctttttctgtcttttggTTATGCTTGGTGCATTGATCAAGTTATCAAAATCTCAAAAGTTGATTAATCCAAATAAGAAAATGACTGCGCACTCGTACCAAatcaagttaattaattacGTGCATGATAATCATAATTACCAGCCCTAATTAATGGGGTATGAGGAATGGACCTATTCTATTTTGGCCAAACTACAAGCAAGAAAGTGAAAGGTGATGATGTTCGCTTAGAGTATCTTTAACCAAATATATAAAGGGttgataataattaaatttgacaaCTATGAATTATTTTTCGTCTCAAGCAGATTAAGTAGAATATAATGTTTCTTTCTagtgtaaatagtaaatagatAGAAGatcctatttactattcacactacaaacaatttttttattgttttctttctctcccaATTTTCACTTTCTtctacacaaaataatatttaaagaatataaataatagaatagagaatctgttgAAGAGAGTATAGAAAAAACAGTAGATAAAGACTAAAGTagagaattgtatttttttaatagctactTTGACTATTATTGTTACAGATACTCTTAGAGCATTTCCAACAGAATAGACAAATGattcataataatcaaatttgattattatgagtCATTTTTTGTCTCCAGCTCAATAggtggaatataatttttccttctaTTGTGAATAGGAAGAATCTATTTATTATTCACACTACaaagagtttttttattattttctttctctccctttccttctttcactctctctctccctctttctttcacaCTCTTTCTCAcacaaaacaatatttaaagaaaatagagagtaGAATAGAGAATCGGTTGAAGTGTGTGTAGAAAaatgagtagctaaaatagaaatttatactttttaaatagTTATTTTGACTATTCTTACTAGAAATGCTCTTACATACTaaaatatgtaatatatatcaAAAGGGTTTTATCTTAATTATGACGGTTTTGAatagaataatattatataaagaaaaaagtggTGGTGGATGTATTAATATAACATTTATTAGAAAGTTGTTATATAAAATGAGCTGGTAGCTAGTTCATAAAATTATGGGATTTGAGTAgcaaattttaatataaattgcTGGAtataatttcaataaaatacGATTGTTTTGAGTGCatgacaaaataaaagaaagtggggttttgtttttcaacaaaccccttattttatgaataaagaataatatctTAGCCTTATAAGGGTTTATAATATCTTAGCCTTATAAAGAAATTAGTGTAGTCGAATCCATATATTAGGGTTTAAATACACAGATAAATTTGTGAGCACAAaaattcttcatttcttttttcttttttctaagccCAAAAAAGTGAAATGCCCCTAACTAGTGTATATAATAAATGAGTAATATTATATGCTACgtatcatcattttatttttaaagttgatgtaacttttaaaattaccattgaattatGATCCAATTAAAATGTGTGACAAGGTTAATTTACACACTTTGAGATATTGACATGCTGTTTTTCTTTGAAATCGAAGAAGGCCGAGGATCGATAGCCTATATATAGTGCATATTATCCAAAGGGAACACGCTTTTTCGACCGTGCACGGTGGTATGATCGCCAGGCCCTCTCCTCGTTTCACCAattttgaaagataaaaaaaatggtacatTGCATTACTCATAATAAATGCCTTTAAGGAGTTTAAAAGACTTTAAAAATCATGTTCAAAGACACGGGGCTTTAGCATTGAAGCAGTAAGAAATGAAAATCTTGTAGTGGGGATTTGTGAGCTAGGATTGAGCCCTCGCTAAGAAACAAAAATCATGGTCAAAGACTGCAATGTGAtataaaatgagaaaataataaattagtccATTGATTTTAATTAGattgttagttttatttgaatttaataatGGCCTTGGCCCAGAATCAGtcattgtagtttaatttaTATGTAATTCAATAATGAGCTTAGCCCTTAGTCGcattagggttagagttagggtttaatttttgaGTCTATTCAAACataatgttctattgtaatAGACAGTTTATGATGAATTAAGAAAACAGTTTTGTTCCTATGAGGTGTgactcctctctttttttttttttgtggtgagACGCTGCTAAGGCCAATGAAAGGCAGGTTTGTGCTATCATCTTCGTTAATTTAGTGAGACTCTAAATTAacgtagatttatttttattttatggttttttgtttttcctcctGCATCACGATGTTTTGCCACTTGGTGTAATGCCGAGAACCATCGCATTCACATCATTGTACGTAATCATTAGTAGAACCAATGCATGTTCTGTGATCACAAGGCTCTGTGGACAGTCGCATAGAAGATTCTTTTACATCTTTCTTCACAAGATCGATACCACGACTGAAAGCATTTCACACTGCGTAGGTTTCAGGTTTGAACTCTTCTGTCAGTGACATATAGTTTAATGATGTACCACAGGCCGGTCCTCCATTTTACGTTTGTGGATCCTACGTACCATATATATAGGCCatcaattctttcttttcttttctttttttcttgtttctattAGCACCTAATTAATCAAATGCCCACATTGCAGGGTCG contains:
- the LOC133854693 gene encoding glycine-rich cell wall structural protein 1.8-like, coding for MANHKVLSVVFFVSLGLVACSATRALLGYGAVGEHGVAGYAGGAGSGAGGGAGYGAAGGIGGGGGGGSGGGGGAAYGAGGAGYGSGSGEGGGAGYGTGGAHSGGGGGGSGGGGGGGAGAGGAGYGSGEGGGAGSGYGAGAAGGGGGGSGGGSGSGYGAGGAHGGGYGSGEGAGGGYGGGAAGGGGGSGGGGGGGAGGANGGGYGGGSGSGEGGGHGGYSP